In Sciurus carolinensis chromosome 4, mSciCar1.2, whole genome shotgun sequence, the sequence CTCAGCTGATGCCTGTTAAGCATTGTCCTTTTTCTACCCACAAATGAATTCCCAGTGTTTTTGAATGAACTTACCAGTCCCTGAAGGATGGGGTGTTATTGGATAAATTTGAAACCCTatttcctgttcttccttccttcccacttttCCCACATACTTTGTCTTAGTTCAAAGGAGATCTGTAtgatgttttatgtttttctggaGTTCTACCAAGGGCAGCTAAATTGGGCCTCAAAGAACACTTCTGTTATCACTGGTGATGGTGACTGACAAAAGCTGCTAGACTGAAGACAGGTGGGAAAATGACCTCATGACCAAAAGGACTAAAAAACAAAGTTGTGAGATTAATCATCCCCTTTAACTAATTACTCTTATATTTGATAAATGGGCAGTTCACTTTCAATCTCCATACCATCTCAAGGTATCCTTTCACAGACTTCTGAATTCCTGTAAACTCAGggcccattctttcttttttctctgtgtatcTAGTTATATCTGCCATTCcctctaattttttattctttttccaggGTGGGAGTCCAACTCCCTTTGACAGGAATTTTGCCACTAAGATGGGAGCTAAGGCTATGAACTGGATGTCTGGGAAAATCAAAGAGAGTTACCGTAATGGTAGGTGGGGTAAGAGAGTAAGTCCCCTTGTTGAGGTCAGTTCCCCAGTATAGAAGCTGACTGACCATCCTTTATTACAGGGCGGATCTTTGCCAACACTCCAGACTCTGGCTGTGTTCTGGGGATGCGTAAGAGGGCCCTGGTCTTTCAACCAGTGACTGAACTGAAGGACCAGACGGATTTTGAGTGAGTACATCTACCTTCTAGGGTGGTCCTCTCCCTGGGAGTTTCAAGTTCTACTTCTCCCCAACCTGTTCACTGtcttcattgcttttcttttagaAACAACACTTGTAGCCTTACCCATTTCAGATCTCATGTCCATGTCCTAAATGCATACTCTGCTCACCTTAAGTATATTCCTTTAGTAGAAGTTGATTGGTATACTGAAGACCTGTATCATCATCCACCTCGTTCCTCTGTAGGCACCGAATCCCCAAGGAACAGTGGTGGCTGAAGCTGAGGCCCATCCTCAAAATCCTAGCCAAGTATGAGATTGATTTGGACACCTCCGACCACGCCCACTTGGAGCACATCTCTCGGAAGCGGTCTGGGGAAGCTGCCGTCTAGATCTCTTTGGAGTGGAGAACAGATTTTCTGGTCATGGTCAGCTCTCCTCTTGCTAGATCTAAGTCcacattttctcattctttcagcTCTTTTTTCATTAGGtttccttttattctgtaccTGTAACCATGATCAGCTCTGGTCAGGAGTTGGGGAGAGGGCAGTGAGTGGAATCTTCTAAGTAGAATTGATCTTACTTCTACCCCAGCTTCACCTGTCACACAGGCCAGGTTCCTCCAGTGCTACTGCTAGCTTTCAGCTACTCAGTTAGAGTTTTCCTAAAAAtaagctttatttatttctttgtgataaCAGAGTCTTAGTTCCTCTACTACTTTTATTACAGTGGCAAACTATAACTACATTAATAAATGCCAACTGGTCACTGTGCTTTGGGTTCTCCTGTTATTATCTTCAAAAGTGAAATGTCATCAGCCTCATCCACCAGACCTGCCCAGAAACCCCGGAAAAAGCAATCCATGTGATCATCATGTACACTCTTCTCTGTCTTTTGGATTATTTTCCTGCAGCATCTCTTGGTTCTGTACAGAGTCCCAGGACACAGGACATTGACTCTCATCCTCATTCCACACTAGTCCTTCCTGCATCTCCTGCAGTCAAGAGGACACTTTCGTGTCTCATAAGCACAACATTATTTTTCACCTCTCACCATATACCCATGGCCCAGGACTGCATTTTTCTGGCCATCACACAATCTCTGCTCCTCTAACCCAGCATTCTTCCTTCTCAACTTTTCCTTTATACTCCTTCCTGCATGAAAGCCAGACTCCATTTAACAGAACCTTCATGGAAAAGACGTACATTTTGAAATCCTGGAAAATAGAGACACCATTCCTGGATCTGTTTGGGAGTTGGTTGGAATCCTGCTTTAGAAAGATGTTGGTTCTCACTCAGCTACAGTTTTTCTGTTCCATAATAGCTGCTTCTTCCTCATTACTCAAGTGCCCACATAATGCAGTTGGTCCTCAATATTGGACTATAGGCAGTACCCCTAGTTGACAGGAGGGGTACTGTCTTAATGCCAGATTAAGATTAGCCTCCAATAACCAGATCATGGCTGTCAGCACAGGTGCGAACCTTCCTTCCAATCCGTACAATTTACTTACTTGCCTGATGAGGCAGGGAAGATGCTCACTGTATTATAGGGGTggaaaaaggaattattttagtATATCACTTTTGCTGGTTATCCAAAGTAATTCTTCTATACTCCTAAAACAGTTCCTCAGTGTGACTGAGAAGGTTTGTTTTCAGGTCAGAAATTAAAGCAGCCAAATATTCTCTCCAGTTCTTGAAGGGAAGAGAAATTAATAGTAAATATTAATCTCTGGTAGGTATTTTACATGCTATCACTGAATTCTAAAAATAGCTTTATATAGGGAGTGGTGGAAAGGACACTAGCTGAGGGTGATTAATGTCTTCCAGGTCTTACAGTCTAGCAAAAGTGGGACTGAAATTCAATTGATTTCAAAGCCCATCGCCATTCTTGATGCCTCTTCTTCCTTACCATGCTACCTCAACTTCAGAAAACTATTAGGGCTATGAAAATGAAGCAAAGTTCCAGTATTCATCAGAACATTTTAAGTGCTAACTGCCATTAATTTATAGGTTCTCTTTCCTATCTTTAATCCTAGAACTGCTTCTTTGAGAAAAAGACGAGGGTAGGGGTGGTTAGGTAGAAAggtaattaaagaagaaaaacgtcttttttttttttttttttttttggtgctggggattgaacccagggccttgtgcatgcaaggcaagcactctaccgactgagctatctccccagcccaaaaatgtCTCTTTTTAAAGAGGGAAAAATTTAGGATCATAAtatgatcttaaaaaaaaaacaactgaaaaaggtAGTGAAGaccacttaaaaacaaaaccccaaacctaTTAAATACATGCCACTTCCCCAAAGCTAAAAAGATGAAGTTGTCTTTAAGTAGAGCTGAAACAGAATTTATTAGCCATCAAATACATAGTGATTATAAAGTAACTGAGAAAACAGATGATGTCTTTTATCACATggacaaaaatatatttcctttccaGAATATCAAGTGCTTACAATGTGAAATAAATAGCATCTAGCTTAGTACAGTGGTGcacagaggcttgggaggctgaggcagaaggattgcaagtttgaggccagtctcagccacttagtgaggccctaagcaatgtagggagaccctatctcaaaatgaaacataaaaaaagctggggatgtgactcagtggttaggtgtctctgggttcaattcctggtacaataACTAAACAAATAACATCCAAAGCAGTGATTCATAAACCTAGTGAATAGTAAAATCACCTCATGTTGCCTTTAAAAACTGAGACTTGGGCCCATTTTGGACCAGTTAAATTAGTCTCTGGGGGTGGAGCATGGGCCttgtatttaaaacatttccctGTGTGGCTCTAATTAAGAGGTAGGCTGCAGAACCATCCTCTAAAGCGGTGACTCTCATTCCTGGCAACACACTAGAAGCATCTGAAGAAACCCTAATCCAGCCCTACCCTAGGAAATTCTAAACAACTGGTATGGGGTGAAATCTTGGCATCAAGCTTCTTTGGTGATTTAATGTGTTAATATGTAGCTgagatctttttgtttgtttgtgagataggcaaagcactctaccactgagccacaccctgcaGTTGGGGGTAGAGGACAAAAGCaatgattttgtattttggggCTGGAGGAAGGTATAAGGGAGGAGGATGCTTTTTAAATACTCTGCCCAAGCTCCTGTTCACTCCACCCATGTCCAGAAACACTTGCTGATGAGAGAGAAGTTGGGATGGAAACGTATGTTTAAGAGCCAGGCAGTAAAGAATTTTTCATaaatgggaggaggagggagtagAGAAAAACAGTGGGAATTTCCAAACTTGCTTCTAtaactatttattctttttttaatggacaaaaaCCACCAAGAGCAAATGGACAAAAGCAGGCATATTCTTTCAAATTAGCTGTGTCAGCAGATCCCATTCATTTTGTTTGTAGTTCCCAAACAgcttaaaaaaagtttttcaaattcaCATATAGGTCATCAAAGATCAATAACAACTTGATCTAGCTTAGGAACATGAAGAGTTTTGTTGACTAAGTATAGTTCactaaaacagatttttttttttttttttggtaccccaTCCCCAAAGCAGCTCTTCTATGttctttcccattcccttctCAAACCCACTTCCAACCAATGTCTTCTATAGATCAATGAAAagacaatggaaagaaaaataacttaagtTTTCAGCAGCATGAGCTTTCCATAGGGAAAGAAGAAGTCCTAAGggggaaggcagcccagcccatcCTCCTGCTACAGTAAACATCTTTGAGATGCAGGAAATGCCTGCTAAAGCCCATTAGAACAAACTGGCTTTCAGGAAGAGAAGAGCTGTGTTAGAAGAATGGTACAAGACTCTCAGCAGTTCTTAGGACTGCTTAGAACCTGCTATCTCTTCTATGGGAAAGCAGTAAAATAGCTTTCTGAAATAACATTGCTGAACGACTATAACCCTGAGGCACACCCATGGAAAGGAAGCAAAAACTGCTCTTTTCTTTAGTGAAAGGAAAGGGAGCCAGGCCTTCTGAATTCTAATCTCACACCATGCAGGACGGAGTATCTTCATCTTTAGGACACAACTGTTGTTAGCTAGAGTTGTGATTTTCTTAACCTTCTTCACAGATCAATAAGGAAGGGATTCATCTGCAATGTTAAATCATGCCCCCAAAGGAAAACCACATGCATACTGTTTAAATACTTTCCATCTTCCTGGAGAAATTTAGTTGCACTGTTTATTCATTCCCTAAAAGGGAGGGTGGCGGGGAGACCTCTTTTGCAGGGTGCAATATAAAAAGCCAAGTAAGCAAATAAACAGCAAACAAAAGTGAGGGATTTGTTTTGGTTGGTTGCTTGGTATGGGGAGGAGGGGCTGTGGAGGTTACTGTTGTGACATGTTGCCTCAAAATCTATTAACCACACAACAGGGACaatgcttttctgttttccatgacAAAGAGACAGTGCTGCAGTACCTCACCCAGAGTCACCTGCATGATGGTGCACAGATCTCCTCCAGGCTATTCTACAAGTAACAAGTATTCTTTCAAAGAAGCCGGCAGTGGGAGGCCCTTCACTGCATCTGGCAAATACTGGAGTCCCAGGCTGCGGCGCACAGCATAGCGAGAGAGTGTTTTTAGAGTTCCTGGGGCTGAGCACAGCACAGTCAGTTTTTCACATAGCTGCTGGTCTTTGGCCACCTCTCGTGGCATGATGCCATTTTTCCTTAATTCAAAGTGTCCAACAGCTCTGTGGAGGAGCTCAAAGCAGGAGTCCTCTTTCTCTGTTCCAAGTCCCCTGACTAGCAGAGCCACCAGGCGGGAGATGGGTGTCTGGCCTTTTAGGTTGATGACTCTGACCTCTGCCCCATAATCAAGAAGGATGCTGACGCTCTCAAGATTTCCCTTCATGGCGGCCCAGCTGAGTGGTGTATCATTGTTGTAATCCAAGGCATTGACTGAGGCCCCACTCTCTAGGAGAGCCCGCACACACTCAGCATTGTTCTTAAAGGCTGCCCAGTGAAGTGGGGTGTCTCTGTTGCCATCCAATGCATTGGGGTTCGCACCATACTCCAATAGGACCTCCACACAAGCCTCATCTTTCTCTGCTGCATAGTGAAGGGCTGTTCGGTTGTAACCATCAAGGGCATTCACCTGTAAAAAGGGAGGAACTGATTACAGTAGCTAGACTactggggagaggaaaggagtGCAGCGTAGAATCCTGCATACACCCTGCCCACTACCTTTGCTTACAATGCTCTGAGCAAGAGGTCAACGAGCAAATCCTAGGGAGTCTTGGTGATCACAATGGAGGTGTGACAGAAGCTTAAGAGGAAACAGGAAGGGAACTGCCCCAAAACAACACTATTGTACCTTAACTAGCTGGCTTGCATTATTCAGGATCCTGCTGCAATGTTCATGTCTCTCTTCACTAGGATCTCTACAGTAGAATAAGGAGTAAAATAGGGAAAGAAGTCTAAAACCTTGAGACTTCTCTGAAAGAATTCAGTGGAAAGTTGCTTGAATATACAGTTAAGAGTCCTGGATTTTACTTATCCTGACTCTTCCTCTATTCTGCGGCTAATGGCAACCAGATAGCTTtgccatgttctttttttttaaatatttttaaaaaatattgatcgacctttattttattcatttatttatatgtggtgctgagactcgaacccagtgtctcacacatgatagacaagcactctaccactgagccacaaccccactcCCTGCCATGTTCTTTAACCACACAGAGAAGCTCTAAATGTTAAACTTAAGTCAGCTCTTTGCAAAAATATGCTGTGAGCTAACAAGAAGTCCAGAACAAAGCATGTGGAGGGAAGAACACAAATCTTCCAATGCTGAAAAAAGCAGCTAGCCTAAGCCAAGTGGTGGTAttgccagtgacttgggaggctgaggcaggaggatcataggctcAAAGccgtctcagcaacttagcaagaccctgtctcaaaataaataaaaaataaaaaggactggggacagaaCTCATTgttcaagcacccctgggttaaaagaaaaagaaaaccccagcAGCTAGCCTGCTGAAAGTCAGGATCAcctataattttttacttcaaattctcaaaattataaattacattATTATCTTCCAccataaaatgcaataaaagaaaaaatgaaacttcTAAGTGAGTTCAACTTGTTATTTAGTTAAATCTAATTGCCCCACCCTGGATATTTTCACTTTGATAATTGCATTAATCACTTTAGGATCACTCACAAAGAAACAAGCTTAATCACAAAAGATATAACAACAAGAAGTGGAGCATGGCTGTATAGAGATGAGGATGGCAGGCCTCCCTCTTCGGTTTACTGTCTAGTGTATCTGGGACTGCAGTGGCTCCATGGTTTGACTGATTCAAATCAGCACCTCAGCATATATATCTTCAAGACTGTTCACAAATAGTCAAAACTGCCCATCTTATTCATTTTAACATGTACTTATTTAGCAATTACTACATGCTGGCATTCCAAATACTTTACAACCTTATAAAGAAGATAAACTTTtcattcccccttttttttttttttttgcgatgctgaggatcaaacccagggccttgtgcttgtaaggcaagcactctaccgactgagctatctccccagcccttcattccctttttatagatgaggaaactgaggcaaagaaaagttaaaggaattcgTTCAAGCTGGAATTGATTGAGTTGGAATCTGAACCCATGAAATATGGCTCCAGaatctattttaattattcattataCCATGCTGCTTTCATGACAATGCCAAGGGTCtattttcaaaactaatttttcatatttatattcagaTATGTTAGAAGACAAGAACAagttatactaaaataaaaatagtgggCAAAAATAGCACAAGTAGCACAATCCTGAGGAAGGGATTTCCTTTCCGTATTCTGTCTCAGACTTGCACACATCTGATAGATGGTAGATCTCAAATGGTTGGATTTAATCAGAGTTGAGGGGGCCTCTGCCCTTACAGCTCCTGGACAGTCAACAGGCAGGGAGAGGATTCAACAGAAATAGAAACAATCCCTAGGAGGTAagctgggagggcagagggaaaTAAGATGTCTTCTTAGAGCCATGAACAGTTTAAATTGaggaaaaaaggcaaaggaaTGAAATCCTTGAAATCATTTTATAGATTCACTGTTATATTTTGCTCTAATATTGGCTATGCTACTGTTACTATAAGTTAGAAGATCAGACTGCAAGTGCAAAGAGAAATTCTAAGAAAACGTGAAGCTCCAGTCTTGGTGAATAGTTAATGCGAAGTGTTGAAAACATTACCTCAGCTCCTTTTTCCAGGAGTAACTCCACACAGTCAGCATCTGACACCATACAGGCACAGTGCAGGGGCTTCAGTGTGCCATGGGTACAGTTCACATCTGCTCCCTGTGGGAAGGAGGAAACTTGAGTCAGTGTGCTCAACTCTGGCTCACCCAGTAGGATGAGACTCAGAACTGAGTCTGGGGGAAAAGAGTCCTAACCTTGACTCTATAGTAAATGGTAAAAGTACTACAGGTTCCTAGATTTCATgtctatttattaaataaatactgtTAAAATGCCAATGTCCACCAAACCAAGAGAATCTACCAAAGAGCAAGGAAAGGAACCATGAATTTCTTAGATCAAGTTAGCTAGCCTCTCCACAAGGTAGCCGGCCAAGATAGTTACCTGGACATCATTAAGGGTATAACCTTATGTGTAAAAACTGTGGAAACCTTATTTTCAGGCAGGAAAGTTGGACTAGGAATCCACTTTTATGGCTACCATGCTCTGATAAAAGAAAAGTGAGTGTGTCAGAATGAGACCAAAACTGCTATGCTCTCTTTGCCATTCCACAAATGGCACCTTAACGTTACTTTTGTTTATAATCTTCAAGGTGGCTTCTTGGTCTCAGCATTCTCTGCTACATATTCCAAATCCAGTGCTTCTATTCCAAATCTGATGAGATGGAGATGCCAGTCACACCAAAGTTGCTGAATGACTCAGCAGCTGAGCTAGAATTAGAATGTGATAAAGTTCCTACTGCTGAGTCTTCTGATCCCACTTTTGCCGAGAACAAGCTAACACTGTAAACTTTCCTTCTGCAACTGTGCCATATAACTCAAAAGCAGCTACAGAGCCCTGAGCTATAAAGGAGGATCCTGACATTCTTAGACAGTTCAGAAGTAATTGTCTGGATGCATTTTTCCAgtgactaaaaaaaaatcactcggTAACTTCCCTTCAGCAGGAGTAATGTATAAAAAGGGTATTAAAGACCTTCTAGGACACTAGTCATGTAGCAGAATTATTAAACAGCAGTGTTAGATATCAGATAAAGTGTTTTCTTAATCTATAATGACTATGTATTTTAAGGGTTGGTGTACTCTACAGAACTAGAACTAGTAGCTATAGTTAAGATAGAAGGAAAGTGAAACCTCTTCATATAATTATCATAGCCTAGGTATGGAGAAAAGGTCACAAAGATTTGAAAACCACCTCTACCTTGCTCACTTCTTACCACCCTCATTAAAACATGTTTAGAAGACTTCAAACTTGAAGGTTTCTGTGTGCACCATATCCAGACAAATTTTACAGAGAACATGAGACTAAGGTTATCTAGAACACATTTCATGAAGAAACATATCAGAAAAGTAAAAGGGAGAAGGCcagaaaagcaaaacaggaaaatacattttaatgatcAAATTAATACATTTAACACTGTAACAAATCCTTGTGATCTTGTGCTAAATCAAAGCTGCAAATCAggtttatcagaaaatttcccacttTACCTCCCAAAGGACTGTCGTGTCAATAACAGCACACTCACCCCT encodes:
- the Asb8 gene encoding ankyrin repeat and SOCS box protein 8, with the protein product MSSSMWYIMQSIQSKYSLSERLIRTIAAIRSFPHDNVEDLIRGGADVNCTHGTLKPLHCACMVSDADCVELLLEKGAEVNALDGYNRTALHYAAEKDEACVEVLLEYGANPNALDGNRDTPLHWAAFKNNAECVRALLESGASVNALDYNNDTPLSWAAMKGNLESVSILLDYGAEVRVINLKGQTPISRLVALLVRGLGTEKEDSCFELLHRAVGHFELRKNGIMPREVAKDQQLCEKLTVLCSAPGTLKTLSRYAVRRSLGLQYLPDAVKGLPLPASLKEYLLLVE